A window of Chloroflexota bacterium genomic DNA:
TCCGGGGTCGATGCCCTGTTCCTGTGGTGGCTGGGCAAGAAGGTCGTGATCGTCGGGGACGATGAGCAGATCAGTCCGGACGCGGTAGGCCTCGAGCTCGCGCCAGTGCTGGCGATCAAGAAGGAGCTGCTCGGCGATCAGCCCATCGGGAGCGTGATCGCGCCCACCACCAGCCTGTTCGACCTCGGCGACATCGCGTTCACCGGCAACCGCACGTACCTGCGCGAGCACTTCCGGTGCATGCCGGAGATCATCGCCTTCTCGAACCGCATCTCCTATGCCGACTCGCCCCTGGAGCCCCTGCGCCAGTTCGGAGCCGACCGCCTCCCGCCCCTCCGCTCGAGCCACGTCGCCGGCGCCACCCGGTCGGTCGGGGTGCGCGGCAACCTCAACCGCGACGAGGCGCACGAGATGGCGGAGGCGATCGTCGCCTGCATCGCCGATCCCGCGTACGCGGACCGGTCGATGGGCGTCATCAGCCTCACCGGCGAGCATCAGGCCAGGTACGTGGAGCGCCTGCTCCTGGAGCGGATCGGGCCTGATGAGATGCTCAGCCGCCGGATCAAGTGCGGCGACGCGTCCGCCTTCCAGGGCGATGAGCGCGACGTCATGTTCCTGGGAATGGTGGCGGCACCGACGGACAAGGGAAACCGGCTTCCAGCGCAGACGAGTGACGTGATCCGCCGCCGGTTCAATGTCTCCGCGAGTCGCGCACGGGACCAGATGTGGCTATTCCACTCCGTGACGCAGGCGGACCTGAACCCGGACTGCCTGCGGTGGAAGCTGCTGGAGCACTTCCTCCATCCGGAGATGCCTGATCCGGACCCGGACCTCGGGATCGTCACGGAGCGGGATCGACATCAGGCCTTCGACAGCCTGTTCGAGCAGCGTGTCTATCTGCGGATCAAGAACCGCGGCTATCGGGTCCGCCCACAGGTACCCGCGTATGGCTACCGGATCGACCTCGTCGTCACAGGCGGCGAGAACCGGCTCGCGGTGGAGTGCGACGGCGACGAGTGGCACGGCGCCGAGCAGTTCGAGAAGGACCTCGCGCGCCAGCAGGACCTCGAGCGCGTCGGCTGGCGGTTCGTGCGGATCCGCGAGAGCGAGTTCTACCTGGACCCGGAGGCCGCGCTCCGCTCGCTGTGGCTGAAGCTCGGCGAGGTCGGGATTCGGCCATTCGGAGAGCTCGGGGTGGCCGCCCTGGAGCCGGGTGCCGTTGCGGTCGACAGCAGCGACCTGGAGGCGGTCGTTGAGGCGCTGCTGGATCCGTTCGAGGAGCCGGCCGAGGGAGCAGGTCCGCCCGAGCAGCCGACGCCGCCGCTCCCGCCTGAGCCCCTTCCGGTACCGGCTCCCGCGCCGGCGCCAACCCCGCAGCCCGTCGCTCCCATCGCCCCCGCCGTGCTCGGCAAGGTGCCCGCCTATCGAGCCTGGGCGGGCTCGGACGTCTCGGACCCCCGGTATGCGAGGCAGGGTGACCTCGTGGCCATCCTGCTCGACGTGGTCGCCGCCGAAGGTCCGGTGCTCGCCCGGCGCGCCTATCGCCTGATCCTGCAGGCGGCCGGGTTCCATCGGCTGGTCCACACCGTCGTCTCGCCGCTGAACAAGGCGGCGGTTCGAGCCGAGCGCGAAGGGCGGCTGATCGCGGTGCCCTCGGGGATCGGCAGCTCGCTCGCCGAGCGCGTGCTGCGCCTGCCCGATCAGCCGCAGGTCGTCGTTCGGAAGCGCGGCGCCCGGGACCTCGAGGAGATCCCGCCGTCCGAGGTCCAGGCGGTTGCTCGCCAGCTCCGTGGCTCGACGGTCATGCCGTCGGATCGCGAGCTGCAGCGGGCGATCCTCGCGTTCTACGACCGCACCTCGCTCACGGCTGCGGCGAGCACCTACATCGAGAAATGCCTGCGGGTCACTGTCGCGCTGGGGCCTGAGCCGGTCCAGCAGCGGCCGATCTGGGACAAGCCCACGGCAACCGCGGCAGGGACGACTCCACCGGCGCGCCCCACAGAGCCTCCGACGAGGCCTGTCGCGGCACCGGTGCGACCGGCCGGTCCGGAGTTCAAGAAGGTCCTCGCCGACACGATCGCCCGGGCCCAGGTGCTCTCCACTGGCGCCAGGCATCGCCTTGCGACCGAGTGGCTGGACGAGGAGAACGAGCCGTCTCGTGCCAAGGTGACCAGCGCCGCCGGCGCGGCTGGCGCTCCGCGCGATTGGAGCACCGTCGCGCGGATTGTCTCGAGCACCCTCGCCGATTGGCCCGCCTCCGCGCGTGGGGCTGTCGTGGATGCCGCCTTCGCGTTGACCGCGAGCAGCGCCCCAGAGGGGGCGGCCGAGCTGCTCGTGCCGTGGCGAGCCGCACTCCGCCCGGGGAACACGGCCACCCCCGCGCCTCGAGATGAACCCGGCGGCACGCTGTGTCCGCACGGACATGTAATGGGCACCTGCCCCCTCATCGTCTGCAAGGGCCACCCCCTCGGGGGCATGGCCTTCGACGAGAACTGAGCCCATGCCCACGTTGAGGGTGCGCGACCAGTCGACCTTCGGGCCCTGGGCGCCAACCCGGGGCCCTTCCACGTTCGGTCGCGTCACAGACGGGAGGCGCGGTCTGCCGGCAGGCTCGACGGCCTATGGGCTACCCTGCCCCCGTCCGCCGATGCGCCCTTCGTCGAGTTGTAGGACCGGCACAGCACCGCGCAGTTGGCGACGTCGAACGAGGCATCGCCAATGGCAAGCGGGACGACATGGTCGACGGTGAGATCGCTCGCCGGATGGTCGGGGCGCTGGTAGCCGGAGCACCAGTTCCCACGCAGTCCACGCCATGCGCGGGAGCACCCGCTCGCTGAGGCGCGCCAGGCCCGCGTGTTGTACAGGGCGTACCCCCGGACCGCGCCCCGGGGGCGTCTCTCGTGGTGGCCCGGGGCGCGACGTGGCCGGGGCACCGTATGCTCCCGGTGCTCGGGGGTCAGGACCGGTTCCGGGGGCTGAAGTCGGGAGGCGCACGCGTGGCATCGTCGGGCTCGGGTCGGCGGATCGTCATCCTTGCCGAGGGGCAGTTCGGATTCCATCACGGCAAGACGGCGATGGGGGTGATCCGCTACGGCCCCGACCCGGTCGTGGCGGTCATCGACTCGACGAATGCCGGTCGATCCGTCCACGAATGGCTCGGCGAAGGATCGCGGTACGACATCCCGGTGGTCGCCTCGCTCGCGGAGGCGCTCGCCACCGGTGAGGCCGCGGGTTCGCCGGCGACAGCCCTCCTCATCGGCATCGCGCCGACCGGAGGGCGGCTCCCGGAGGATTGGCGGGTGACGATCCTCGGGGCCATCGGGGCCGGCCTCGACATCCTGTCCGGCCTTCACACGTTCATCGGAGACGACCCGGACTTTGCCGCCGCGGCGGCGGAGCGGGGCGTCGAGGTCATCGACTACCGCCGACCGCCCGCGCGGATGGAGACCGCCCTCGGCCGGCTCCACGGTCCGGGCAAGCGGGTGATCCTCACCGTCGGCACGGACTGCGCGATCGGCAAGATGAGTGTCGCCCTCGAGCTGACTCGCGCCGCGACGGAGGCGGGCCTGCGGGCCGCATTCGTCCCCACCGGCCAGACGGGGATGATGATCGCCGGCTGGGGTGTCGCGGTCGACCGCGTGATCAGCGACTTCAGCAACGGGACCTGCGAGTGGCTCGTCGAGCAGGGCGAGCAGCGCGGCGACTGGATCGTCGTCGAGGGCCAGGGCTCGCTCGACCATCCGGCGTACAGCGCCGTCACCCTCGGCCTCATCCACGGGTGCACGCCCCAGGCGATGGTCATGGTCCACAAGGCGGGCATGGAGGACCACGAGTTGGATCACGCCGACGGTCGCCGCTTCCCGATCCACCCGCTGCCCGATTTCATCCGGATCCACGAGGAGGTCGCGGGACTCGTCGCGCCCTCGAAGGTGGTCGGCGTCGCCCTCAACACGTCGCTCATCGCGGATCCCGACGAGGCGCGACGCGTCATCACGGCGACGGCCGAGCTCACCGGTCTCCCGACGGACGACCCGTTCCGCTTCGGCCCGGGCCCGCTCTGGGCCGCCATCCAGCCGGCCGTGGACGCCCTCGTCCGATGAGGTTCTCGGCAGCAGCCGGACCGCTCCGGATCGAGGCGCGCTCGATCTTCGTTGCGTACCGCGACCCGTTCCGGATCGCCCGCTCCCACGGCGGCGACGGGATGACGAGCGTCATCGTCGAACTTCGCCACGCCGACTGGCCCGGCCTCGTCGGGTATGGCGAGGGCTACCCGGACGCGTACTACGGCGAGACGCTCGAGACGATCGCGGCTGTCACGCCCATCCTTCTCGCCGCGATCGACGCCGATCGCCTCGGGGCGACGGCGGACGCCGCCGAGGCGTCACTCGCCGCGATCAGCAGTGCGTTCGACGAGCGGATCGCCCACCACGGGGCCGCGAAATGCGGCCTCGACATCGCCCTCCACGATCTCGTGGGCAAGCATCTCGGCATGCCCGTCCACCGCCTGCTCGGCCTGTCCGCGACGATCCCGCCGACGGACTTCACGATCGGCATCGACGAGCCTGACGTCGTCGCCACCAGGGCGGCCCGGGCGAGCCACTTCCCGGCCCTCAAGATCAAGGTCGGCGGCCCGCACGATCTCGAGACGCTCGAGGCGGTCCGGCGCGTCTTCACGGGCCCCATCCGGGTGGACGCGAACACGGGCTGGCAGCCGGACGACGGGGCCCGCCTGGTGCCGCATCTCGTGAGGCTCGGCGTCGAGCTCATCGAGCAGCCGTTCCCGCGCCACCGGCTGGACCAGCTCGCCTGGCTCCAGGAACGCTCGGAGCTGCCGATCGTCGCGGACGAGAGCGCCGTCACGATCGACGACCTCGATGGTCTCGTCGGGGTCGTGCGAGGCGTGAACGTCAAGCTCGCCAAGTGCGGCGGCGTCGGGCCCGCGAAGCGGATGCTGACCCGAGCGGCCGAGCTCGGCTTCCAGCGCTTCGAGGGCTGTATGGAGGAGACGAGCGTCGGGATCGCGGCCTCGGCGGCGGTCGCCTCGCTCGCCGACTGGGTCGACCTGGACGGATGCCTCCTCCTCGCCGAGGACCCGTTCACCGGGCTCGAGCTCGGACCGGACCATCGCTGGCGGCTCACCGCCACGCCCGGCCTCGGGGTCCGGCCGGCCGCCTGACCTCGCGGCCGCGAACGCCCGTTCGTGTGGACGACATTGTGGACGAGAACGTGGACAAACCCCCTTCCGGTCCCCACTGCCGCCGCCTACGATGACCTCCCCGTCCGACGCGACGCACCGAGGAGGCGTCGTGGATGGGGAGTCGAGGGCCCGCTCCGATCGCCATCCCGCGGTCACGCGCGCCCTCCGTCGAGCGAGCGTGAGGAAGGGAGGAAGCCCATCGATGGAGTCGAAGAGGCCGGACGAGGCCGCGCCGACGAACGAGATCGCCGCATTCGTCCGCTTCTGTCACCGCCGCCGTCGAGTCGGCTGGCCGGAGCTCTATGACGAGATGTGCGCGGTCGCGAGCCGTCGGCTCTACAACGGTTGGGGGTTCGCCGAGCTTGCCGACCACGGCATCGGGTTCAGCCTGTTCCAGACCCCGGCCCTGGCCGCCATCGCGCGCGAGATCGTCCGCGAGGAGGCCGACCGACGACCGCCGGGCCTCGGGCGGATGAGGGCGGACCGGGGGCCGGTCGGGGAGTCCGCCGCCGACCCTGACGGCGACGCCGAGACCGATGCGCGGCGGATCCTTCGACTGTCCATCGCAGCCACCGGATAGGTCGCTGCCGGACGAGCCGGCGCGCGGGTCAGGCGCGGATCCGTCGACGGGCCATCTCGCCCTCGACCTGGCGCTCGGCCTCCACGTAGGTATCGATCTGCTCGCGCAGCTGGTTCGCCTCCGGGGTGTAGAGGTGGACCTGCTGCTGGAGGATGTAGCTGAGGCGGCGGCTCGTCATCCGGACGTGATCGAGGTTCTTCATGAGGACGAGCGGATCCATCGCGGCGAGGTCGGACGGCGCGTACATCTGCTTCATGGCGCCATGGTAGCGGTGCCTCGATCGCGCCGACCGCTCGGTGCGGCACTCGGCGACGGCGGCGCGGCTCGCGCCGCCGTCGCGTCAGATCGCGCGCAGCCCGCGCGGTGGCCAGTCCCAGCCGATCGGGACCGTCGCTCCGGCGAGCGCCCGCCGCCGTCCCGACTCGCCGGCGCCGAGGACGAGGATCCGGTCGGTCTTCGTCGCGCGCCCGGCCTCGTCGCCCCAGAGCTTGGTCATCTTGCGGTCGGCCGCGACCGGGTCGATGACGATGCCCGCGAGGGTATAGCCCTCCGGCGCCGCAGCGGCATCCCAGACCCGCTCGGCGAGACCGAACCCGTCGGCGATCGCCCGACCGCGGTCGAGTTCGACGTCGCCGATGACGAGCGCGACGATGGCATCATCCGCCAGGACGGGCCGAAGACCGGCCAGCACCTCGCGGATGAAGGCGAGATATGGCTCCCGATGGTGCGCATCGTCGAGCGTCGCGTCGATGGCGCGGGCGTCCTCGCCGAGGAACCAGGTGCGGAGCCAGTTGTAGTAGCCGTACTTCACCACCCGCAGATACGGCGGCGAGGTGACGACGAGGCGGATGCGATCCGGCAGCCCCCGGGCGCGGAGCGCGTCGCGCGCCCGAATACCGGCATCGCGGGCGTCGCCGAGGAGGGCGATCCCCGTCGTAGCGGGGGGCGGATCGCGGAAGAGGCGATCGAGCTTCGCCTCGAGACCCGCGAACACGTCGCGCTCCGGCGATGCGAATCCCGTCCGGGCGGCGAACTCCCGGACATACCGGGGGGCCATGCTGAAGGTGTTCGGCATGATCTCCGAGAGGTAACTCCGGCTCTTGCCGTGGAGGATGCCGGTGATCGCCGCGCCGAGGAAGCGGTCCGTCCGGTCGTCGAGACGGAGCGATGTCCGGACGAAGAGAAGCTCGGCGAGGGTGCGGGGATGGAATGCGAGGGCGACCTCGGCGGGAACCGACTCGAGACCGGCGTCTGGACCGGTCCGCGACCCGGCCGCCGGCACCCACGCCGATGGGTGATCCGATCGGCCGACGATCCGTTCGGCGAGGGCGAGCCAGCCCGGCGATGCGGCGGCCCAGCCGAGCCGGAGCGCGGCGACCCGGGTCCTGGCCTCGGCCGGTGTCGGCGGTTCCACCTTCGCGGCCGTAAGCACATGGGCGAACGGGTTGAGGTCGTTGCCGACGCCGATCCTTCCCTCCGCGCATGCCTGGAGCGGCGTCGTCCCGCGTCCGCTGAAGGGATCGAGGACGACGTCGCCGGGCCGCGACCAGCGGGCCACGAACGCGTGGGCGAGACCGGCCGGAAAGCTCGCCAGGTACGAGCACATCGGATGAAAGCTGTGGCCCCACAGGCGAGGCTGGTCCTTCCACTCCGGCGCGATCGACAGGTCGGGCAGCCCGAACGGCAGCTCGAGGGCGAGCTGGGCCGTCTCCACCGTTCTACCCGTTCGAGCCACGCCGCCGCACCTCCACGCTCCGTCCACCGGTCCCGGCCGGCGGGCCGCGGAGCATAGCACGCGGGCAGTGCCCGATCGGACGGGTGAGCGGAGGCACTGGCCGCGACGCGCTGGTGAGCGTACCCTAGGGCCGAGCTCGAGGCTGTCGCGCGGAACCGTTCGACGCCCGGGCGTCCGATGGCGGCCGTCGCGCCCTCGTCGGGCTCCGGGCGCCGTTTCGGGCCCGTCCCCACCGTCCGGTGCAATCACCGGCGAAGAGGCCACCCGAGCTCCAGGTGGGCCGCCGCGACGTCCAACGGGCGCGGCGGCCCGCTTCGGTCCCACGTCCCCGTAGCTCAGTGGACAGAGCAACCGCCTTCTAAGCGGTAGGCCGCAGGTTCGAACCCTGCCGGGGACGCCACGTCACGCACGCGCTGCGCATCGCCACGCACGACGGACACGCGAGCGTGTCCGTCAGGAATTCCCTCGATCCTCGTGCGAAACGAGAGACCGGCCGTTGGTGGGCAGCCGGGACGTCGGGACGCCCATGGGTCGGCCTCAGTAGTGGATGACGCCGCCGAGGGCGGCGTCCTGCGGCGGCGGGCTCGGCAGCGTTCCCGAGTGGCCCGTCGCGATCCGCAGCGCGGACCACGCCGCCGCCGCGGCGTCGACGACATCGTCGGGCGCGACCCGGCCGCCGTCGGGCAAGTCCTCCGGGAGGCGGATGCCCATCGCCGCGAGGAGCGCCCGTCGCTCCGCAATGCCGCTCCAGCTGCGCTTCGAGTAGCGGAGCGGCGTCCCTTGCATCGCCCGGAAGCTCACCTCCGGGTGGACCTCGACGATCCGCTGGTCGCTCTCTGCAGCGGGGGCCACCTCGAGGATGTACTTCCGCAGCGCGTACGCCTGCTGGCTCGGGGCGCGGCTCACGAGGCGGCGAGCCAGTTCGACCGCCGTCTCGTATGAGGGAGCCTCGAGCACCTCGCGGGGGAACGTCTCGAAGACGGACGACGCACGGGCGGGCCCGACGAACGTGCGGGCCGCATCATCGGCCGGTCGCGTTCCTCCGACCGGAAGTCCGATCGGGATGTCGATCGCGACAACCCCGACGTCGGGATGGCGCTCGAGCAGGGCGGCGAGCGACGGCTGAAGGTCCGCTCCGACGAAGGCGCCGTCGACGAGCAGCACAGCGAGCCACTTACCGGCGGCTGCGTCGACCCCCATGACCTTCGAGATCATCGGGCGCACGTCCGAAGTCGGCGCGGCGGTGCTTTGAGCCGGTGTCAGGCCGACGTCCGGGGTCGGCTCGACGAGGCCCGCGTCGCCCGAGAGGGCCTGCCGTTCCTTCGCGTACTGCCAGAGCGCCCGATCGAGCGTCCGCATCCACACCCCGGCTTCGGCTGCCAGCAACCGACACGCCTGCGTGTACGCCGACCAGAACCCGAACGAGTAGTAGGAGGGCGGGGCCTCGACACGGAGGCTCCACAGCGCCCGGTAGGCGATGATCGGATAGAGCTCACGATGACCAAGGTGAAGGAGCACCGATGCCGTCGGGAGCTGGACCCCATGGAGCCGGGTCAGGGCCTTGATCCGGAGACGCTCGTCGGGAGTCGAGAGGGCGAGCCGGGTTGTGGCCTCGACGGAAGCTTCGTCGTTCTTCTCGCAGCGGCTCCTGGTCCGCTGTGTCTTCCAGCGGGTGACGACGAGGAACTCGTCTCGGGTGTACCAGCCCCGGCGACGGGCTGCCTTCCCGATCGCCTCGACAGCCGAGTCGTCGGCGGAGCTGTAGCGAGCCGCCCAGAAGGGGACCTCGGCGAGCGGGAACCGCAGCTGGAACGTGGGGACGTTTGGCACACTCATCCTGACCAGCTCATGGACCGAGGGCACGACGCCACGCGTGCTTGAGGTCCGCGACGAGCATCTGGTACTCCCAGCCCATCCAGCCCTCGACGGCGAACGAAGGCGGGGTGAAGTGTCGGCACGACCCCTCCCCAGTCGCTCGGGAGTTCCGTGCCAGGCTCTTTCCTGGTCACCGGGAACGCCCGTTGACCGGTCACGGCCTGAACGGCCGTCACGCCAAGGGCGACGACGACGGTGCGGCTCGCGGGATCACCCCGGGGGCCGATCGCGGGATCGTACTCGCGGCATGGGCAGCCGGGACAGTGTCGGACCGTCTTCATGAGCCCAGCCTATACCGTCGGCCGGGCCGTCAACGGGGACGCGAACAAGCCGCCCGGTGGGTCGACGATCTGCGAGTCGATCCCCATGATGCGGCCACGCTGGCCGAGTTACATGCGGGTACTCGCAGGCAAGGCGTCTCGAGCAGGTGCCCGGGATGGCACGCGACGCCATCGCTGCGTTCCTGGGAATCGCGTCGAGTTCAGTCGAGGTTGAGGTGATCCCGCGGTTGGCTGCGGATCTGGAGGCCACGGTGACAAAGGCGGGTCGTGTCCGTGAGGCTGCCGAGCTCATGCACCGAGAAGCCGCCAATCTCACCCGTGCCGCGGTCGTCAGTCTTGCCGATGCCGGCTTGACGGTTCGTGACATCGGCCGCGTCGTCGGCCTTTCGCATCAGCGGGTCGCCCAGATTCTGGCGCAACCTGCCGACGCCGCGCCGAGCGGCAGTCTCGTCGACCTGATGGCTGCCCTTGAGGCGTCGGTCAGCGCGGCCAGGATGGCCCGCGGAGAAGCGAACGAGGTCGCCAGTGGCGAGGGCAAACCCCGACCGCACCTGGTGGCCGCAGCCGGTCCGACGCCCTGGCCGTGATCCCCGGACACCACGTTGACGAGGATGGCCATCGGATCGAGCCCTCCGTCCCAGGGTTCCGGCAGATGGCCATGAG
This region includes:
- a CDS encoding DUF429 domain-containing protein is translated as MISKVMGVDAAAGKWLAVLLVDGAFVGADLQPSLAALLERHPDVGVVAIDIPIGLPVGGTRPADDAARTFVGPARASSVFETFPREVLEAPSYETAVELARRLVSRAPSQQAYALRKYILEVAPAAESDQRIVEVHPEVSFRAMQGTPLRYSKRSWSGIAERRALLAAMGIRLPEDLPDGGRVAPDDVVDAAAAAWSALRIATGHSGTLPSPPPQDAALGGVIHY
- a CDS encoding DUF1611 domain-containing protein; its protein translation is MLPVLGGQDRFRGLKSGGARVASSGSGRRIVILAEGQFGFHHGKTAMGVIRYGPDPVVAVIDSTNAGRSVHEWLGEGSRYDIPVVASLAEALATGEAAGSPATALLIGIAPTGGRLPEDWRVTILGAIGAGLDILSGLHTFIGDDPDFAAAAAERGVEVIDYRRPPARMETALGRLHGPGKRVILTVGTDCAIGKMSVALELTRAATEAGLRAAFVPTGQTGMMIAGWGVAVDRVISDFSNGTCEWLVEQGEQRGDWIVVEGQGSLDHPAYSAVTLGLIHGCTPQAMVMVHKAGMEDHELDHADGRRFPIHPLPDFIRIHEEVAGLVAPSKVVGVALNTSLIADPDEARRVITATAELTGLPTDDPFRFGPGPLWAAIQPAVDALVR
- a CDS encoding dipeptide epimerase, with product MRFSAAAGPLRIEARSIFVAYRDPFRIARSHGGDGMTSVIVELRHADWPGLVGYGEGYPDAYYGETLETIAAVTPILLAAIDADRLGATADAAEASLAAISSAFDERIAHHGAAKCGLDIALHDLVGKHLGMPVHRLLGLSATIPPTDFTIGIDEPDVVATRAARASHFPALKIKVGGPHDLETLEAVRRVFTGPIRVDANTGWQPDDGARLVPHLVRLGVELIEQPFPRHRLDQLAWLQERSELPIVADESAVTIDDLDGLVGVVRGVNVKLAKCGGVGPAKRMLTRAAELGFQRFEGCMEETSVGIAASAAVASLADWVDLDGCLLLAEDPFTGLELGPDHRWRLTATPGLGVRPAA